Proteins encoded by one window of Candidatus Zixiibacteriota bacterium:
- the gpmI gene encoding 2,3-bisphosphoglycerate-independent phosphoglycerate mutase: protein MLVLLCIMDGFGLGEPRPDNAIAAANKPTYDTLIESCPFTKLDGSGLAVGLPDGQMGNSEVGHLNLGAGRVIYQDITRIDKSIADGDFFDNPVIVSAIDKSVKAEKSVHLIGLVSDGQVHSSLNHLFALVELAKGKGVEQLYLHALMDGRDTLPHAGERYMSKVLQKFKEFGLGKVATVGGRYYGMDRDKRWERTSRQYRASVFGEGTKVADPVAGIKASYKAGVTDEFIIPFVVDHGSEIDTRIKDGDTVIFFNFRSDRGRQLSKMFLGYDIPGFDYQKIPHIDLVTMTNYDEAMTAARVAFPPQAHSHLLGEVLSSAGLKQLRAAETEKYPHVTFFFNGGVERPNTGEDRVLAPSPKVATYDLKPEMSSVELTDAVIEKIHSSDYDFILINYANADMVGHTGVFEATKLAVEAVDRGLSRLLEAVKAKRGVAIITADHGNAEMMIDPETQTPWTAHTTSLVPCIFYDPFNQVRGRNNGTVKLRDGGILADIAPTVLDILGISKPEEMTGLTLIL, encoded by the coding sequence GTGCTTGTCCTCCTCTGTATCATGGATGGTTTCGGTCTTGGCGAGCCACGGCCGGATAATGCCATAGCCGCCGCAAATAAACCCACCTACGATACCTTAATCGAGAGTTGCCCGTTTACTAAGCTGGACGGCTCCGGTCTGGCGGTGGGATTACCCGATGGTCAAATGGGAAATAGCGAGGTCGGCCATCTCAATCTCGGCGCGGGGCGAGTCATTTATCAGGATATTACCCGTATCGATAAATCAATCGCTGACGGCGATTTCTTTGATAACCCCGTTATTGTCTCTGCCATAGATAAATCAGTCAAGGCCGAAAAAAGTGTGCATCTTATAGGGCTTGTCTCCGACGGTCAGGTCCATTCTTCGCTCAACCATCTCTTTGCTCTTGTGGAGTTGGCTAAAGGCAAAGGCGTCGAACAACTTTACCTGCATGCCCTAATGGACGGGCGTGATACCCTTCCGCATGCCGGTGAGCGGTATATGAGTAAAGTTCTGCAGAAATTCAAAGAATTCGGACTCGGCAAAGTTGCGACAGTCGGAGGACGTTACTATGGGATGGATCGGGATAAACGCTGGGAACGCACCAGCCGCCAATACCGCGCGAGTGTTTTCGGTGAAGGCACAAAAGTGGCCGATCCTGTGGCCGGAATCAAAGCTTCATACAAAGCGGGTGTGACCGATGAATTCATAATTCCATTCGTTGTTGACCATGGTTCTGAAATAGATACTCGCATAAAAGATGGCGACACGGTCATATTTTTTAATTTTCGCTCCGACCGAGGTCGGCAACTGAGCAAAATGTTTCTTGGTTATGATATTCCCGGCTTCGACTATCAAAAAATACCGCATATAGATTTGGTGACGATGACCAACTACGATGAAGCCATGACTGCCGCCCGTGTTGCCTTTCCCCCGCAGGCGCATTCTCATCTTCTCGGCGAAGTTCTCTCTTCTGCCGGACTCAAACAGCTTCGGGCCGCCGAAACGGAAAAATATCCCCATGTCACTTTCTTTTTCAACGGCGGGGTGGAACGTCCAAATACAGGCGAAGACCGAGTCTTAGCTCCCTCGCCCAAGGTTGCCACCTATGACCTCAAACCCGAAATGTCATCGGTGGAGCTTACCGACGCTGTTATCGAAAAAATACATTCGTCTGACTATGATTTTATTCTCATCAACTACGCCAATGCCGATATGGTCGGGCATACCGGAGTTTTTGAGGCGACAAAGCTCGCCGTGGAAGCAGTGGATCGCGGGCTTTCGCGGCTTCTTGAGGCGGTCAAAGCAAAACGAGGAGTGGCAATAATTACCGCCGATCATGGCAACGCCGAGATGATGATTGATCCGGAAACTCAGACTCCGTGGACTGCCCACACAACATCGCTTGTCCCCTGTATCTTCTATGACCCCTTTAATCAAGTTCGAGGGAGAAATAACGGAACAGTTAAACTTCGCGATGGCGGCATCCTCGCTGATATCGCTCCGACCGTGCTTGATATTTTAGGAATATCAAAACCGGAAGAGATGACGGGCCTGACACTCATCTTGTGA
- the purM gene encoding phosphoribosylformylglycinamidine cyclo-ligase has product MASNPKPKTSYTESGVDIKAGESAVEKIKSLASRTFNKNVLSEIGSFGGFFKPDLGGLKNPVLISSADGVGTKLKVAFMTGRHDTVGEDLVNHCVNDILVHGAKPLFFLDYIATGKVSPAIIAEIVSGMSRGCLNSGTALLGGETAEMPDFYQSGEYDLAGFIVGMVDQEEIINGSTIVAGDICIGLASNGLHTNGYTLARKVLFDIAGHKPDDFVLQLQSTVSDALLKVHRCYAPLIHPLLSKFDIHGMAHITGGGIPGNLSRIIPDGLSAKIQKGSWPILPLFNYIIELGELELEDSYSAFNMGIGYIIVLPASQKESVMKALADMGETAYVIGEIQPGDGRVELV; this is encoded by the coding sequence ATGGCAAGCAATCCAAAACCAAAAACAAGTTATACCGAATCCGGTGTCGATATCAAAGCTGGCGAATCCGCGGTCGAAAAGATAAAGAGCCTTGCAAGCCGGACGTTTAACAAAAATGTCCTCTCTGAAATCGGTTCTTTTGGTGGTTTTTTCAAACCCGATCTCGGTGGTCTTAAAAATCCCGTATTGATTTCATCGGCTGACGGAGTCGGCACAAAACTCAAAGTGGCCTTCATGACCGGACGGCATGATACTGTCGGCGAAGATTTGGTCAACCACTGTGTCAATGATATTTTGGTACATGGCGCAAAGCCGCTTTTTTTTCTGGATTATATCGCCACCGGAAAAGTCTCTCCCGCCATAATCGCGGAAATAGTCTCAGGCATGAGCCGCGGATGTCTCAATTCCGGAACGGCCCTTTTGGGTGGAGAAACAGCCGAGATGCCTGATTTTTACCAGAGCGGAGAATATGATCTGGCCGGATTCATTGTCGGGATGGTAGATCAGGAAGAAATTATCAATGGTTCAACCATAGTAGCCGGCGACATCTGCATTGGTCTGGCCTCTAACGGTCTGCACACTAACGGTTACACACTTGCCCGGAAAGTCCTTTTCGATATCGCGGGACACAAGCCCGATGATTTTGTCCTGCAGTTGCAGTCAACGGTGAGTGATGCGCTGTTGAAAGTCCATCGCTGCTATGCTCCGCTCATTCATCCTTTGCTCTCGAAATTTGATATTCACGGCATGGCCCATATCACCGGCGGAGGGATTCCCGGCAACCTGAGTCGAATCATACCCGATGGGCTTTCCGCTAAAATTCAAAAAGGAAGCTGGCCAATTCTACCTCTGTTCAATTATATAATCGAATTGGGAGAACTGGAATTGGAGGATAGCTATTCCGCTTTCAATATGGGCATCGGATATATTATTGTTCTCCCGGCATCACAAAAAGAGAGTGTCATGAAGGCGCTTGCCGATATGGGCGAGACAGCCTATGTCATAGGAGAAATTCAGCCCGGCGATGGCCGAGTGGAATTGGTCTAA